A section of the Fibrobacter sp. UWR4 genome encodes:
- the recO gene encoding DNA repair protein RecO produces the protein MIKTRAIVLHRFSYSDSSLIVKALTEESGIVSFILKGAKRKDSPFRGALDPLSLSEVVYRETPQKADGSALQFIKEATLLNWRENLRNDLMSQAAAQVMAEIVLKYAPQGVPLQDEFVLLNSALDELSQKTPRQDVFARWLLDTSDLWGYHLDLTSCSRCEKPLQEVAADFHPETGGLVCKACLGIDTPRAKPETLQGLWTLHHNQSLSSEQRAFVENALLAYLRNHIGFLKELHSIQWLQEIRKLCSPQMT, from the coding sequence ATGATCAAGACTCGCGCGATCGTCCTTCATCGGTTTTCTTATAGCGATTCCAGTTTAATCGTTAAGGCCCTCACCGAAGAGAGTGGCATCGTGAGTTTTATCCTGAAAGGCGCCAAGCGCAAGGACTCCCCCTTCAGGGGAGCGCTGGATCCGCTGTCCCTTTCGGAAGTGGTCTACAGGGAAACCCCACAGAAGGCGGACGGATCCGCCCTGCAGTTCATCAAGGAGGCGACCCTCCTGAACTGGCGGGAAAATTTACGCAACGACCTGATGAGTCAGGCGGCAGCCCAGGTTATGGCGGAAATCGTCCTGAAATACGCCCCGCAAGGAGTCCCCCTTCAGGATGAATTCGTCCTGCTCAACTCCGCGCTGGACGAACTAAGCCAGAAAACGCCCCGCCAGGACGTTTTCGCCCGGTGGCTTCTGGACACAAGCGACCTGTGGGGCTATCATCTGGACCTTACGTCCTGCAGCAGGTGCGAAAAGCCTCTTCAGGAAGTAGCCGCGGATTTCCATCCGGAAACAGGCGGTCTCGTCTGTAAGGCCTGCCTCGGGATCGACACGCCCCGCGCAAAGCCAGAGACCCTGCAGGGATTATGGACCCTACATCACAACCAGTCCCTTTCCAGCGAGCAGAGAGCATTTGTGGAAAACGCCCTCCTCGCCTACCTTCGAAACCATATCGGCTTCCTCAAGGAACTTCATTCTATTCAATGGTTACAGGAGATTAGAAAACTATGCTCACCGCAAATGACATAA